A genomic stretch from Chaetodon auriga isolate fChaAug3 chromosome 17, fChaAug3.hap1, whole genome shotgun sequence includes:
- the fhod3a gene encoding FH1/FH2 domain-containing protein 3 isoform X2, giving the protein MATFVCRVQFLDDTDPFNSTNFPEPTRPPLYTFREDIPLINQLAGVHRLLKAPHKLDDCTLQLSHNGTYLDLESSLAEQRDELEGFQQDDTGSRGKKHSVILRTQLTVRVHACIERLYNSNGRDLRRALFSLKQIFQDDKDLVHEFVIAEGLTCLIKVGAEADQNYQNYILRALGQIMLYVDGMNGVIGHAETIQWLYALVGSKFRLVVKTALKLLLVFVEYSESNTPLLIEAITFVDNKRGCKPWSNTMEILHEKDGVDTELLVYAMTLINKTLAALPDQDSFYDMVDGLEEQGMETVSQRHLGRKGTDLDLVEQLNIYEMTLRHEDGDDDSQPPPMGRRDRRRVSLGGADKKRGLERRRSRRASLGRSGHASPCSPASPQRAGFQPFNGQRAEDMSERPALGGLLSSSYRQHQESLAAERERRRVEREERLQRIEREERNKHSRDYVDKMEEARLAREERYKNVERLAAEEYERDRVRVSRTRPDLNLTFEPSEAWPSSSRSSTPSSFASQEDAEADLEARTPATPYTPSETGEADDSSASVETEDKEAAAEEEEEQKEEEVQEEAAAEKEEEGEECGQEPEKEKEEAEEDSGILSDKERQNEEVNEKDNCSASSISSASSTLEREEKGSNENGFKEEEEVNEQCSKLLNSKLFMLDMLYSQNKKPSDEEEEEEDAEKEKEKEQEKEEGEDKETQEDTDTQLGEDQKSHNNADNSDHRGTIRPFAERFGDLIKDLVSPHPHLDCPANEPPPPPPKKESDTIWDQLLASPRELRIGDINFTDLTDDDDKDILDAVLMGGCGDLPPPPPPPPFIPRLPPPPPMLGSCPPPPPLIGIMRPPPPPFLNASIPVPPPPEPPLFNKKKKTIRLFWSEVHPTDSQYMHYKRSGDSLWSKLEPVKLDTAKLEHLFESKSKEIPVTKKTAADGKRQEIIVLDSKRSNAINIGLTVLPPPRTIKTAILNFDEYALNKEGIEKILTMIPTEEEKQKIQEAQLANPDIPLGSAEQFLLTLSSISELSARLQLWAFKMDYEATEKEVAEPLQDLKEGMEQLEKNKTLRYILSTLLSIGNFLNGTNAKGFEMTYLEKVPEVKDTVHKQSLLHHACSVVVENFPQSTDLYSEIGAITRSAKVDFDQLQENLCQMERRCKASWDHLKVIAKHEMKPQLKQKMSDFLKDCAERIIILKIVHRRIINRFHSFLLFLGHPAYSVREISVHRFSKILSEFALEYRTTRDRVLQQKQKRADHRERNKTRGKMIMDVNAPCGRYGSSSNSSAPSGSQESEQPQGLGHSEDAAEHEHMKAVLRTSLSGGDKEASGVPGLRTRTRSRPGRGGRSMQAWTPPVEDTQICGDDAADEIMERIVRSATQGPGPRAQPRERRRSRANRKSLRRTLKNGLTPEEALALGLTDSPDT; this is encoded by the exons ATGGCCACGTTTGTCTGCAGGGTTCAGTTTTTAGACGACACCGATCCATTCAATAGCACCAATTTCCCAGAACCGACGAGACCGCCGCTGTACACCTTCAGGGAGGATATCCCACTCATCAACCAGTTAGCAGGCGTCCACCGGCTCCTCAAAGCTCCCCACAAG CTTGATGACTGTACGCTGCAGCTCTCCCACAATGGCACCTATCTGGATCTGGAGTCCTCTCTGGCTGAGCAAAGGGACGAGCTGGAGGGCTTTCAGCAGGACGACACAGG GTCCAGAGGGAAGAAGCACAGTGTTATTCTACGGACCCAGCTGACCGTCCGCGTACACGCCTGCATTG aAAGGCTATATAACTCCAATGGGCGTGACTTGAGAAGGGCACTGTTCTCTCTAAAGCAAATTTttcag GATGACAAAGATCTGGTCCACGAGTTTGTGATAGCTGAAGGTCTGACGTGTCTCATCAAGGTGGGAGCAGAAGCTGACCAGAACTACCAGAACTACATATTGAGAG ctctgGGGCAGATCATGCTGTATGTCGACGGGATGAACGGTGTGATCGGGCACGCCGAGACAATCCAGTGGCTGTACGCTCTGGTTGGCTCAAAG tTCCGTCTGGTGGTGAAAACAGCTCTGAAGCTGTTGCTGGTGTTTGTGGAGTACTCTGAGTCCAACACCCCGCTGCTGATAGAAGCCATCACCTTTGTGGACAACAAGAGAG GCTGCAAGCCATGGTCCAATACGATGGAGATCTTACATGAGAAGGATGGAgtggacacagagctgctggtctaCGCCATGACCCTCATCAATAAG ACGCTTGCAGCACTGCCTGACCAGGATTCATTCTATGATATGGTGGACGGCCTGGAGGAACAGGGCATGGAGACAGTGTCTCAAAGACACCTCGGGCGGAAGGGCACCGATCTAGACTTGGTCGAGCAGCTCAACATCTATGAG ATGACCCTACGGCATGAGGACGGCGACGATGACAGCCAGCCTCCACCAATGGGTCGCCGGGACCGCCGGCGAGTCAGCCTCGGGGGCGCGGACAAAAAGCGTGGCCTGGAGAGGAGGCGGAGCCGCAGGGCCTCTCTTGGCCGCTCCGGCCACGCCTCCCCCTGCAGCCCCGCGTCTCCACAGAGAGCCGGCTTCCAGCCTTTCAAtggacagagagctgaggaCATGAGcgagag GCCTGCTTTGGGAggtcttctgtcctcctcctacAGACAACACCAGGAATCTCTGGCAGCCGAGCGAGAGCGCCGCCgcgtggagagagaggagagactgcagaggatagagagagaggagaggaacaagCACAG TCGCGACTATGTGGATAAAATGGAAGAGGCCAGACTTGCGCGGGAGGAGAG GTATAAAAACGTGGAGCGTCTGGCGGCAGAGGAGTACGAGAGGGACCGTGTCCGGGTGTCGAGGACTCGCCCTGACCTCAACCTGACCTTTGAACCCTCGGAGGCCTGGCCCTCGTCATCACGCAGCAGCACCCCATCCTCCTTCGCCTCCCAGGAGGACGCAGAGGCTGACCTTGAAGCCAGGACCCCCGCCACCCCCTACACGCCCTCTGAGACTG GAGAGGCCGATGACTCCAGTGCCAGTGTAgaaacagaggacaaagaggccgctgctgaagaggaggaagaacagaaagaggaggaagtaCAGGAGGAAGCAGCggcagaaaaggaggaggaaggcgagGAGTGTGGGCAGGAAccggagaaggagaaagaggaggcggaggaagACAGCGGCATCCTGAGCGACAAGGAACGACAGAATGAGGAAGTGAATGAGAAGGACAACTGCTCGGCCTCCAGCATCTCCTCCGCCAGCAGCActctggagagggaggagaaggggagcaATGAGAATG GCtttaaggaggaggaggaggtgaacgAACAGTGCAGCAAACTCCTCAACAGCAAGCTCTTCATGCTGGACATGCTGTACTCCCAGAACAAGAAGcccagtgatgaggaggaggaagaagaggatgcagagaaagagaaagagaaagagcaagaaaaagaagagggagaggacaaagaAACCCAGGAGGACACGGACACGCAACTGGGAGAAGACCAGAAGAGCCACAACAATGCTGATAATTCAGACCACCGCGGGACCATCCGACCATTCGCGGAGCGGTTCGGAGACCTGATCAAGGACCTTGTTTCGCCCCACCCTCACCTGGACTGCCCGGCCAAcgagcctcctcctcccccacccaaAAAGGAATCGGACACGATCTGGGACCAGCTCCTGGCCAGCCCTCGAGAGCTGCGCATCGGGGACATCAACTTCACCGACCTGACGGACGACGATGACAAGGACATTCTGGATGCTGTTTTGATGGGGGGATGCGGGGACCTCCCgcctccaccgcctcctccaCCCTTCATTCCCCGCTTGCCTCCACCCCCTCCCATGCTAGGCAgctgccccccaccccctcccttGATTGGGATTAtgaggcctcctcctcccccttttctTAATGCTTCAATTCCAGTGCCTCCTCCCCCCGAGCCGCCTCTCttcaacaagaagaagaagacaatcCGGCTCTTCTGGAGCGAG GTGCATCCCACAGACTCTCAGTACATGCACTACAAGCGGAGTGGAGACTCACTGTGGTCCAAACTGGAACCAGTGAAGTTGGACACAGCCAAACTGGAACACCTGTTTGAGTCGAAATCAAAGGAAATACCAGTGACAAAG aaaacagcagcagacggcAAGCGTCAGGAGATCATCGTTTTGGATTCCAAGAGGAGCAATGCCATCAACATCGGTCTGACGGTGCTGCCTCCTCCTCGCACTATCAAGACGGCCATCCTTAACTTTGATGAGTACGCGCTCAACAAGGAAGGCATAGAG AAAATCCTGACCATGATccccacagaggaggagaagcagaagatCCAGGAGGCCCAGCTGGCCAACCCTGACATCCCGCTGGGCTCAGCAGAGCAGTTCCtcctcactctgtcctccatcagcGAGCTCTCCGCCAGACTCCAGCTCTGGGCCTTCAAGATGGACTACGAGGCAACAGAGAAG GAAGTAGCAGAGCCGCTGCAAGATCTGAAGGAGGGTATGGAACAGCTGGAGAAGAACAAAACGCTACGCTACATCCTCTCCACGCTGCTCTCTATCGGAAACTTCCTCAACGGCACCAAC GCTAAAGGCTTCGAGATGACGTATTTGGAGAAGGTTCCAGAGGTGAAGGACACGGTTCACAAGCAGTCTCTGCTGCATCACGCCTGCTCTGTGGTGGTGGAGAACTTCCCTCAGAGCACCGACCTGTACTCCGAGATCGGAGCCATCACACGATCTGCAAAG GTGGATTTCGACCAGCTGCAGGAGAATCTGTGTCAGATGGAGCGGCGCTGCAAAGCCTCATGGGACCACCTGAAGGTGATTGCCAAGCATGAGATGAAGCCCCAGCTGAAGCAGAAGATGTCTGACTTCCTCAAAGACTGTGCTGAGAGGATTATCATCCTCAAGATTGTTCACCGCAGGATCATCAACAG GTTCCACTCGTTCCTGCTGTTCCTCGGTCATCCGGCCTACAGCGTGAGAGAGATCAGCGTCCACAGGTTCAGTAAAATCCTCAGCGAGTTTGCGCTGGAGTACCGAACCACGCGAGACCGcgtgctgcagcagaaacagaaacgAGCTGACCACCGCGAACGCAACAAAACCCGTGGGAAGATGATCATGGACGTGAACGCTCCT TGTGGTCGGTATGgctccagcagcaacagcagcgcCCCCAGTGGCAGCCAGGAGAGCGAGCAGCCTCAGGGTCTGGGCCACTCTGAGGACGCTGCAGAGCACGAGCACATGAAGGCTGTGTTGAGAACCAGCCTCAGCGGTGGGGACAAGGAGGCCAGCGGAGTACCTGGGCTTCGGACACGGACAAGATCCCGGCCTGGACGGGGAG GTCGCAGCATGCAGGCATGGACGCCACCCGTGGAGGACACTCAGATCTGTGGAGACGACGCTGCAGACGAGATCATGGAGCGTATAGTGAGGTCGGCCACTCAAGGTCCAGGACCCAGAGCCCAGCCccgagagaggaggaggtccaGGGCCAACCGCAAGTCCT
- the fhod3a gene encoding FH1/FH2 domain-containing protein 3 isoform X1 has protein sequence MATFVCRVQFLDDTDPFNSTNFPEPTRPPLYTFREDIPLINQLAGVHRLLKAPHKLDDCTLQLSHNGTYLDLESSLAEQRDELEGFQQDDTGSRGKKHSVILRTQLTVRVHACIERLYNSNGRDLRRALFSLKQIFQDDKDLVHEFVIAEGLTCLIKVGAEADQNYQNYILRALGQIMLYVDGMNGVIGHAETIQWLYALVGSKFRLVVKTALKLLLVFVEYSESNTPLLIEAITFVDNKRGCKPWSNTMEILHEKDGVDTELLVYAMTLINKTLAALPDQDSFYDMVDGLEEQGMETVSQRHLGRKGTDLDLVEQLNIYEMTLRHEDGDDDSQPPPMGRRDRRRVSLGGADKKRGLERRRSRRASLGRSGHASPCSPASPQRAGFQPFNGQRAEDMSEREEECEDGIEEEEEEEETPVTESDSDEQEGADTVSEQTTPSPATHLPSIAHRSTLQSITITSRKENIKEEERSSRTEPPSAPTLCSPSTPSSSLPISSPLSPPAQPSLLASLLARKRSIVTVPATKEISPPSRGSSRPSPDRLPYLPHSPFHLFSYDLDEEPSPPPPARPGDESPKTTSPRNGGVMSYSSLSTPSTPTSSRPALGGLLSSSYRQHQESLAAERERRRVEREERLQRIEREERNKHSRDYVDKMEEARLAREERYKNVERLAAEEYERDRVRVSRTRPDLNLTFEPSEAWPSSSRSSTPSSFASQEDAEADLEARTPATPYTPSETGEADDSSASVETEDKEAAAEEEEEQKEEEVQEEAAAEKEEEGEECGQEPEKEKEEAEEDSGILSDKERQNEEVNEKDNCSASSISSASSTLEREEKGSNENGFKEEEEVNEQCSKLLNSKLFMLDMLYSQNKKPSDEEEEEEDAEKEKEKEQEKEEGEDKETQEDTDTQLGEDQKSHNNADNSDHRGTIRPFAERFGDLIKDLVSPHPHLDCPANEPPPPPPKKESDTIWDQLLASPRELRIGDINFTDLTDDDDKDILDAVLMGGCGDLPPPPPPPPFIPRLPPPPPMLGSCPPPPPLIGIMRPPPPPFLNASIPVPPPPEPPLFNKKKKTIRLFWSEVHPTDSQYMHYKRSGDSLWSKLEPVKLDTAKLEHLFESKSKEIPVTKKTAADGKRQEIIVLDSKRSNAINIGLTVLPPPRTIKTAILNFDEYALNKEGIEKILTMIPTEEEKQKIQEAQLANPDIPLGSAEQFLLTLSSISELSARLQLWAFKMDYEATEKEVAEPLQDLKEGMEQLEKNKTLRYILSTLLSIGNFLNGTNAKGFEMTYLEKVPEVKDTVHKQSLLHHACSVVVENFPQSTDLYSEIGAITRSAKVDFDQLQENLCQMERRCKASWDHLKVIAKHEMKPQLKQKMSDFLKDCAERIIILKIVHRRIINRFHSFLLFLGHPAYSVREISVHRFSKILSEFALEYRTTRDRVLQQKQKRADHRERNKTRGKMIMDVNAPCGRYGSSSNSSAPSGSQESEQPQGLGHSEDAAEHEHMKAVLRTSLSGGDKEASGVPGLRTRTRSRPGRGGRSMQAWTPPVEDTQICGDDAADEIMERIVRSATQGPGPRAQPRERRRSRANRKSLRRTLKNGLTPEEALALGLTDSPDT, from the exons ATGGCCACGTTTGTCTGCAGGGTTCAGTTTTTAGACGACACCGATCCATTCAATAGCACCAATTTCCCAGAACCGACGAGACCGCCGCTGTACACCTTCAGGGAGGATATCCCACTCATCAACCAGTTAGCAGGCGTCCACCGGCTCCTCAAAGCTCCCCACAAG CTTGATGACTGTACGCTGCAGCTCTCCCACAATGGCACCTATCTGGATCTGGAGTCCTCTCTGGCTGAGCAAAGGGACGAGCTGGAGGGCTTTCAGCAGGACGACACAGG GTCCAGAGGGAAGAAGCACAGTGTTATTCTACGGACCCAGCTGACCGTCCGCGTACACGCCTGCATTG aAAGGCTATATAACTCCAATGGGCGTGACTTGAGAAGGGCACTGTTCTCTCTAAAGCAAATTTttcag GATGACAAAGATCTGGTCCACGAGTTTGTGATAGCTGAAGGTCTGACGTGTCTCATCAAGGTGGGAGCAGAAGCTGACCAGAACTACCAGAACTACATATTGAGAG ctctgGGGCAGATCATGCTGTATGTCGACGGGATGAACGGTGTGATCGGGCACGCCGAGACAATCCAGTGGCTGTACGCTCTGGTTGGCTCAAAG tTCCGTCTGGTGGTGAAAACAGCTCTGAAGCTGTTGCTGGTGTTTGTGGAGTACTCTGAGTCCAACACCCCGCTGCTGATAGAAGCCATCACCTTTGTGGACAACAAGAGAG GCTGCAAGCCATGGTCCAATACGATGGAGATCTTACATGAGAAGGATGGAgtggacacagagctgctggtctaCGCCATGACCCTCATCAATAAG ACGCTTGCAGCACTGCCTGACCAGGATTCATTCTATGATATGGTGGACGGCCTGGAGGAACAGGGCATGGAGACAGTGTCTCAAAGACACCTCGGGCGGAAGGGCACCGATCTAGACTTGGTCGAGCAGCTCAACATCTATGAG ATGACCCTACGGCATGAGGACGGCGACGATGACAGCCAGCCTCCACCAATGGGTCGCCGGGACCGCCGGCGAGTCAGCCTCGGGGGCGCGGACAAAAAGCGTGGCCTGGAGAGGAGGCGGAGCCGCAGGGCCTCTCTTGGCCGCTCCGGCCACGCCTCCCCCTGCAGCCCCGCGTCTCCACAGAGAGCCGGCTTCCAGCCTTTCAAtggacagagagctgaggaCATGAGcgagag agaggaggaatgtGAGGATgggatagaggaggaggaggaggaagaggagactcCAGTGACTGAGTCTGATTCCGATGAGCAGGAGGGGGCTGATACAGTGTCTGAACAGACCACCCCCAG CCCAGCTACACATCTTCCATCCATAGCTCACCGATCAACCCTCCAGTCCATCACCATCACTTCCAGAAAGGAGAATATAAAAGAGGAGGAGCGCAGTAGTCGGACTGAACCACCTTCAGCACCCACCCTCTGCTCCCCATCTACCCCCAGCTCCTCTCTTCCCATCTCCTCCCCTCTCAGCCCCCCAGCCCAACCCTCCCTCCTGGCCTCCCTGCTGGCCAGGAAGAGGTCCATCGTCACCGTCCCGGCCACGAAAGAGATCAGCCCGCCGTCGCGCGGCAGCTCCCGTCCCTCGCCGGACCGCCTGCCCTACCTGCCCCACTCACCCTTCCACCTCTTCTCCTACGACCTTGACGAGGAGCCGTCGCCCCCACCGCCGGCCAGACCTGGTGACGAGTCACCCAAAACAACGTCTCCCAG GAATGGAGGTGTCATGTCCTATTCCTCTCTCAGCACCCCCAGTACGCCCACTAGCTCCAG GCCTGCTTTGGGAggtcttctgtcctcctcctacAGACAACACCAGGAATCTCTGGCAGCCGAGCGAGAGCGCCGCCgcgtggagagagaggagagactgcagaggatagagagagaggagaggaacaagCACAG TCGCGACTATGTGGATAAAATGGAAGAGGCCAGACTTGCGCGGGAGGAGAG GTATAAAAACGTGGAGCGTCTGGCGGCAGAGGAGTACGAGAGGGACCGTGTCCGGGTGTCGAGGACTCGCCCTGACCTCAACCTGACCTTTGAACCCTCGGAGGCCTGGCCCTCGTCATCACGCAGCAGCACCCCATCCTCCTTCGCCTCCCAGGAGGACGCAGAGGCTGACCTTGAAGCCAGGACCCCCGCCACCCCCTACACGCCCTCTGAGACTG GAGAGGCCGATGACTCCAGTGCCAGTGTAgaaacagaggacaaagaggccgctgctgaagaggaggaagaacagaaagaggaggaagtaCAGGAGGAAGCAGCggcagaaaaggaggaggaaggcgagGAGTGTGGGCAGGAAccggagaaggagaaagaggaggcggaggaagACAGCGGCATCCTGAGCGACAAGGAACGACAGAATGAGGAAGTGAATGAGAAGGACAACTGCTCGGCCTCCAGCATCTCCTCCGCCAGCAGCActctggagagggaggagaaggggagcaATGAGAATG GCtttaaggaggaggaggaggtgaacgAACAGTGCAGCAAACTCCTCAACAGCAAGCTCTTCATGCTGGACATGCTGTACTCCCAGAACAAGAAGcccagtgatgaggaggaggaagaagaggatgcagagaaagagaaagagaaagagcaagaaaaagaagagggagaggacaaagaAACCCAGGAGGACACGGACACGCAACTGGGAGAAGACCAGAAGAGCCACAACAATGCTGATAATTCAGACCACCGCGGGACCATCCGACCATTCGCGGAGCGGTTCGGAGACCTGATCAAGGACCTTGTTTCGCCCCACCCTCACCTGGACTGCCCGGCCAAcgagcctcctcctcccccacccaaAAAGGAATCGGACACGATCTGGGACCAGCTCCTGGCCAGCCCTCGAGAGCTGCGCATCGGGGACATCAACTTCACCGACCTGACGGACGACGATGACAAGGACATTCTGGATGCTGTTTTGATGGGGGGATGCGGGGACCTCCCgcctccaccgcctcctccaCCCTTCATTCCCCGCTTGCCTCCACCCCCTCCCATGCTAGGCAgctgccccccaccccctcccttGATTGGGATTAtgaggcctcctcctcccccttttctTAATGCTTCAATTCCAGTGCCTCCTCCCCCCGAGCCGCCTCTCttcaacaagaagaagaagacaatcCGGCTCTTCTGGAGCGAG GTGCATCCCACAGACTCTCAGTACATGCACTACAAGCGGAGTGGAGACTCACTGTGGTCCAAACTGGAACCAGTGAAGTTGGACACAGCCAAACTGGAACACCTGTTTGAGTCGAAATCAAAGGAAATACCAGTGACAAAG aaaacagcagcagacggcAAGCGTCAGGAGATCATCGTTTTGGATTCCAAGAGGAGCAATGCCATCAACATCGGTCTGACGGTGCTGCCTCCTCCTCGCACTATCAAGACGGCCATCCTTAACTTTGATGAGTACGCGCTCAACAAGGAAGGCATAGAG AAAATCCTGACCATGATccccacagaggaggagaagcagaagatCCAGGAGGCCCAGCTGGCCAACCCTGACATCCCGCTGGGCTCAGCAGAGCAGTTCCtcctcactctgtcctccatcagcGAGCTCTCCGCCAGACTCCAGCTCTGGGCCTTCAAGATGGACTACGAGGCAACAGAGAAG GAAGTAGCAGAGCCGCTGCAAGATCTGAAGGAGGGTATGGAACAGCTGGAGAAGAACAAAACGCTACGCTACATCCTCTCCACGCTGCTCTCTATCGGAAACTTCCTCAACGGCACCAAC GCTAAAGGCTTCGAGATGACGTATTTGGAGAAGGTTCCAGAGGTGAAGGACACGGTTCACAAGCAGTCTCTGCTGCATCACGCCTGCTCTGTGGTGGTGGAGAACTTCCCTCAGAGCACCGACCTGTACTCCGAGATCGGAGCCATCACACGATCTGCAAAG GTGGATTTCGACCAGCTGCAGGAGAATCTGTGTCAGATGGAGCGGCGCTGCAAAGCCTCATGGGACCACCTGAAGGTGATTGCCAAGCATGAGATGAAGCCCCAGCTGAAGCAGAAGATGTCTGACTTCCTCAAAGACTGTGCTGAGAGGATTATCATCCTCAAGATTGTTCACCGCAGGATCATCAACAG GTTCCACTCGTTCCTGCTGTTCCTCGGTCATCCGGCCTACAGCGTGAGAGAGATCAGCGTCCACAGGTTCAGTAAAATCCTCAGCGAGTTTGCGCTGGAGTACCGAACCACGCGAGACCGcgtgctgcagcagaaacagaaacgAGCTGACCACCGCGAACGCAACAAAACCCGTGGGAAGATGATCATGGACGTGAACGCTCCT TGTGGTCGGTATGgctccagcagcaacagcagcgcCCCCAGTGGCAGCCAGGAGAGCGAGCAGCCTCAGGGTCTGGGCCACTCTGAGGACGCTGCAGAGCACGAGCACATGAAGGCTGTGTTGAGAACCAGCCTCAGCGGTGGGGACAAGGAGGCCAGCGGAGTACCTGGGCTTCGGACACGGACAAGATCCCGGCCTGGACGGGGAG GTCGCAGCATGCAGGCATGGACGCCACCCGTGGAGGACACTCAGATCTGTGGAGACGACGCTGCAGACGAGATCATGGAGCGTATAGTGAGGTCGGCCACTCAAGGTCCAGGACCCAGAGCCCAGCCccgagagaggaggaggtccaGGGCCAACCGCAAGTCCT
- the LOC143335539 gene encoding uncharacterized protein LOC143335539 — MYLDSDLRIEIISSLLGQTIKPYDRKRRGRTEDILSVDEFHLHNLIGKRKAVKESFIKEEDFFDPEYDCDFTNLSDTAECSRGDELYERPKGWYRMALKVNGKYADGDTWLGSKRWRSHSVPGEWPVSYHGTSLNGVKGIIRSHYSAGDRAMYGRGIYSTPDIHVAEREEYAKTFTSKTTGKSYKVILQNRINPKNREICKRFDYWLIRVSDGTSASEERKIVESSIRPYGILIKEVNDEGGGDVPGIYSGYEDDGGDDGDDSDSDDDGKYDDGSYNDDDDGDDNSIDDHDDDDDDDDDGGKYDDASADDISDNDDDDDGENGYGDGDDDESDDDGNVDDADNIEDDDGTDGYDDDAVKYDSNNVDDICDDDDDENDDDEDYNDNGEDDENQEYDDDNNDNDGEYDDDGNVDDICDDDGADGYNDDDNVDDICDDDGADGYNDDDNDYDDNYDNAYGDNYDNAYGDNYDNAYDDDYGDDYDD, encoded by the coding sequence ATGTATTTGGACTCAGATTTGAGAATTGAAATCATATCTTCACTTCTTGGACAAACCATTAAACCCTACGACAGGAAAAGACGCGGGAGAACAGAGGATATTTTGTCCGTGGATGAGTTCCACCTGCACAACCTCATCGGGAAACGAAAGGCTGTGAAGGAGTCGTTCATCAAGGAGGAAGATTTCTTTGACCCAGAGTATGACTGCGACTTCACCAACCTCTCAGACACGGCTGAGTGTTCGAGAGGGGATGAGCTTTATGAGCGCCCAAAAGGTTGGTACCGCATGGCCTTAAAGGTCAATGGTAAATACGCAGATGGAGACACCTGGTTGGGCTCCAAAAGATGGAGGAGTCACTCCGTACCTGGAGAATGGCCTGTTTCCTACCACGGAACGAGCCTAAATGGAGTCAAAGGCATCATTAGGAGTCACTACAGCGCAGGAGATCGAGCGATGTACGGGAGGGGGATCTACTCTACACCAGACATACATGTGGCCGAGAGGGAGGAGTACGCCAAGACCTTCACATCAAAGACGACGGGGAAAAGTTACAAAGTCATCCTGCAAAATCGAATCAATCCGAAAAACAGAGAGATTTGCAAACGGTTTGACTACTGGCTCATTCGCGTGAGTGACGGAACGTCTGCCAGCGAGGAGAGGAAGATAGTGGAGAGCTCTATTCGACCTTACGGCATTCTGATTAAGGAGGTCAATGACGAGGGAGGTGGAGATGTCCCTGGCATCTACAGTGGCTACGAGGacgatggtggtgatgatggagaCGACAGTGACAGCGATGACGATGGGAAATATGATGATGGAAGTTACAacgatgatgacgatggtgATGACAACAGCATTGAcgatcatgatgatgatgatgatgatgatgatgatggtggcaAATATGATGATGCCAGTGCTGATGACATTAgcgataatgatgatgatgatgatggtgaaaatGGCTATGgcgatggtgatgatgacgaaAGCGATGATGATGGCAACGTCGATGATGCTGACAATATTGAGGATGATGACGGCACGGACGGTTATGATGATGACGCTGTCAAATATGACAGCAACAATGTTGATGACATTTGcgacgacgatgacgatgaaAACGATGACGATGAAGATTACAATGACAATGGCGAAGATGACGAAAATCAAGAATATGATgatgacaacaatgacaacGACGGCGAATATGACGATGACGGCAATGTTGATGACATTTgcgatgatgatggtgctgatggtTATAATGATGACGACAATGTTGATGACATTTgcgatgatgatggtgctgatggtTATAATGATGACGACAATGACTATGATGATAACTACGATAATGCCTATGGTGATAACTATGATAATGCCTATGGTGATAACTATGATAATGCCTATGATGATGACTACGGTGATGACTATGATGACTAG